The following nucleotide sequence is from Streptomyces sp. HUAS CB01.
GACTTCGGCCGGGCCGAACTGTACGAGGTGCTGCGCCGGCAGGCCTTCCACGTCGCCTCGCAGCCGGACCGCCACTTCACCGCGCCGGTGTGGATCAGCGAGTTCGGCGTGGGAGGCCGCCAGGAGACCGGGGCGAAGCAGCGGGCCTGGTTCCACCACTTCGTCGACTTCCTCGTCGAGATGGACGCCGACTTCGCCTACTGGCCGCTCGTCGGCTGGCACGAGGACCGGAAGGGCAACGGCTGGGCGCTGCTGCACTGGGATTCGGCGGGACGGCGGGCGGGCCTCTTCGACGGGGACGACTGGCGCGCCGAGCCCTGGGAACGTCTCGTCGAGGCGCAGGGCAGGACCGGCGAGGTCCCCCCGGCGGACCGCTGGTCGATGCTCAGCCCCGACCACGGCGACTTCGTCCAGTCGCTGCGCCTGCGCGCGCTGCCGGACTGGGATCCCGGAGCGAGGAAGGCGGCGTGCCCGGACGACCAGCGGCTGGTCGGGCTGAGCCACACCGGGAACCGCGGGCTGTGCTCCGACGCGGGGGCCCGCGGTCTCCGCGCGTCGGGCGGCGCCCATGAGGTCGTCCGCGACGAGCGGTACGTCGAACCCGGCCGCGACTGGGCTGCCGGGTACACCAAGCTCCAGTGCCCGCCGCGGTACGTCCTGGCCGGCTACAGCGTGCGCGGGGCCGCGGTCTCGGCCGCCCTGTGCGTCGAGGCGGGCACGGCCCTGGGCACGGCGGGCCGGACGGTGTGGTTCGACCGCTCCGACAACCGCCCGCCGGGGGCCGGCGGGGGCGACTTCGCGCACGGCCACCACAAGGGCCAGTGCGCGACCGACGAGTACGCGGCCGGTGTCGCGTACACCGGCCGCCTGGGCTCGTCGCGCACCCCGGACGCGCTGCTCTGCCGCGCACTGCGCTGAGCCGGCTGCCGCCCGGGCACGCGCTTCCCGTCCGCCACCGCGGCGGCCCTCCGCGAGGGCGGAGACCGCCGCTGCGGCGGCCGGCCGGGCGTCAGGCCGTACGGCGCAGCAGTGCCAGGTACATCGCGTCCGTGCCGTGGAGATGCGGCCACAGCTGGACGTCCGGTCCGTCGCCCAGGGCCGGTACGCCGGGCATCAGCGGGCGGGCGTCGATCCACTCGGCACGGACGGTCCCGCCGTGCGCCTCGAGGACGTCGTCGACGACGGCACGGGTCTCCGCGAGATGCGGCGAGCACGTGGCGTACCCGACCACCCCGCCGACCCGGACCGACTCCAGCGCCTCACGGAGCAGGGACCGCTGGAGGGGGCCGAAGCCGTCCAGGTCCTCGGGGCGGCGGCGCCAGCGGGCCTCGGGCCGGCGGCGGAGCGCGCCCAGACCCGAGCACGGCACGTCGACGAGGACGCGGTCGAAGGTGCCCGGTCGCCAGGCCGGGCGCGTGCCGTCGGCGGTCACGACCTGGTACGGGCCGGGGTTTCCGGCCAGGGCGCGCTCGACGAGCCGCGCCCGGTGCGGTTGCTTCTCGGCGGCGACCAGGGCCGCCCCGCGCTCGGCCGCCAGGGCGCCCAGCAGGGCCGCCTTGCCGCCGGGTCCCGCGCAGCCGTCGAGCCAGCGCTCGTCCCGGCCGTCCAGCGGCGCACCGGCGAGCGCGAGCGCGACGAGCTGACTGCCCTCGTCCTGCACCCCGGCGCGTCCCTCCCGCACGGGGGCGAGGGCGCCCGGTTCACCGCCCTCGGCGAGCCGTACGGCGTACGGCGACCAGCGTCCGGGCAGCCCGCCCTCCTCGCCGAGCAGATCGAGCAGTTCGCCGGCGCTCGACCGGCCCGGCCTGGCGACCAGCGTCACCTCCGGCCGCTCGTTGTCGGCCTCCAGCAGGTCCTCGATGCCGGCACGGCCGCCGCCCAGGGCGTCCCACAGGGCCGAGACGACCCACCGCGGGTGGGAGTGGACGACGGCGAGATGGTCCTCGGGGTCCTCGTCGTAGGACGGAGCGACCCGGTCCAGCCACCCGTCCAGGTCGTGCTGCGAGACGCGGCGCAGCACGGCGTTCACGAACTTCGCCCGGCCGTCGCCGAGGACGACCCGGGCCAGCTCGACGCTCGCCGACACCGCGGCGTGCGTCGGGATGCGCGTGCCGAGCAGTTGGTGCGCGCCGAGCGACAGTACGTCGAGGACGGGCGGGTCGACCTCGCGCAGCGGCCGGTCGACGCACTCGGCGATGATCGCGTCGTAGGTGCCCTGGCGGCGCAGCGTGCCGTACACCAGCTCCGTGGCGAGCGCGGCGTCGCGGCTGTCGAAGTCGTCCTGCTCACGGGCCCTGCGCAGCAGCGGTGGCAGGACGAGGTTGGCGTACGCGTCGCGTTCGTCCACGGCCCGCAGTGCGTCGAAGGCGAGGATCCGGACGGGGTCCTTCTTCGGAGGGCGGTAGGGCTGGGCGGGACGACGACGGCTCTGCTGACTCAAAGGTGCTCCGCGATTCTGAAGGGTCGAACCCCTTCAGCCTACGTCGGCCGGCCGACGCACCTGCCCGTCCCCCGACGCCCTGCCCCGGCACCGGGCCGTGTCTGACACACGGCGCCGTCCGCCCGCAGGGCGGGGCTCACGGCGTCCGTTGCGTGCGATCGCACGACGGAGGATCCTCGTACTGGACGTACCTGGATGACTCCGACAACGCCGCGAGCGTGCGTGCCAGGCGTCGCGGGCCAGGCGGGACTGTCACCACACGCCCTAGGAGCCGAGGGTCTCCCCCGGGGCGATCCGCACACCGCGGGCCCAGTCGGCGGCCCGCATCGGCTTCTTGCCCTGTGGCTGGACCCAGTGCAGTTCGACGGCGTGCGAACCGGTCCCGGCGTGCACATGGTTCTTGCCGACCGACAGCTCACCGGGTGCCAGCTCCGTGCGGTCCGGCAGCGGCTGGACGTTGATCAGCTTGAGCCGCTCGCCGCGGAAGAGCGTCCACGCGCCGGGCGCGGGGGTGCAGCCGCGGACCAGGCGGTCGACGCGGAGGGCGGGCGTGTGCCAGTCGACGTGCGCATCCTCGACGGTGATCTTCGGCGCCATGGTGACCCCGTCGGCCGGCTGCGGCACGGCCTCGAGGGTGCCGTCCTCGATGCCGTCCATGGTCGCGGCCAGCAGCCCGGCCCCCGCGAAGGCGAGCCGGGTGAGCAGGTCGCCGCTGGTGTCGGTCGGCCGCACGTGCTCGGTGATCACGCCGTACACCGGGCCCGAGTCCAGCCCCTCCTCGATCTGGAACGTGGAGGCGCCGGTCATCTCGTCGCCCGCGAGGATCGCGTGCTGCACCGGCGCGGCCCCGCGCCAGGCGGGCAGCAGCGAGAAGTGCAGATTGACCCAGCCGCGCGCCGGGACGTCCAGCGCCGCCTTGGGCAGCAGCGCGCCGTACGCGACCACGGGGCAGCAGTCCGGCGCGATCTCGCGCAGCCGGGCCAGGAAGTCCTCGTCGCGCGGTTTCGCGGGCTTGAGGACCTCGATGCCGGCCTCGTGCGCCCGCTGGGCTACCGGGCTGGCCACCAGACGGCGGCCGCGGCCCGCGGGGGCGTCCGGACGGGTGACGACCGCGGCGACCTCGTGCCGGCCGGAGGCGATCAGGGCGTCCAGGGCGGGTACGGCGACCTCGGGGGTGCCTGCGAAGACAAGTTTCACTGGTAATACCTCGCTCTGTGTGCCGGGGTGATCGCGCGACGCACCAGTCTATTTGGCCGCACCGACAGGGGGCGCGCGGACTGCCGCGCGCCCCGCGCATGTGCGCTCGCACCTCCGCAGCGTGACCAGAACGCCTGGTGGCGCGTTGTCAAGAGAGATTGACCGAAGCGGGCCGCCGGTGCGGCCCGACCCTTTGCAACGCCGGTTCGAGAGGCTTGTTCATGGCCGACCACGCAACCCACGACGCCCAAGCCCGGGCGAGTCTGCACCTGTTGGTGCGGGACATCGAGCGGGTCCGCCGGCAGGTGGACGCTCTGCGCACGCTCACGGCCCAGTTGGGGAATGTCTACCGTCCTCGTCGCTCGGGCCCGTCCACGGGCTTCGTCGTCTACGGCCGGGCTCCCGCCCCGACCGTCCGTCTGGCCCAGGAACTGCGGGACAGCGTCGAGACGTTGGTGACCGCCGCGGTCGACTTCGACCGCTCGCTGGGCTTCTCGTGGGACGCGGTGGGCTCGGCGCTCGGCGTCACCAAGCAGGCGGTGCACCGCCGTTACGGTTCACGGCGGACGACTCCGCAGCCCACCGCCGTGCCGACGGAGCCGGAGCCGGGGACGACCCGCACGCTGCCCGTCGCCCCGGCGGTTCCGGCGGCACGCTCCATGCCGCCGCAGCCGGGACCGGGTGCCCACCCGCTCCGCGAGGAGGTCCGCCCGAGCGCCTTCCCCGGCCCGCGCAACGGCTGACCCCTCTCCCGAACGCCCCGGCGCACCCTCACGGGCGCCGGGGCGGCGCCGTGCGGAGGGCCGGCCGACGGTGCACGCGGGCACGGCACCCGACGCACGCCCGGCGCGCCGGTCCTCCAGGACCGGCGCGACGCAGGGCGGCCCCGGTCGCCCGTCAGCCGATGTCCGGCGGATCCACCCGGATCCGAACCGGCTCGCCCCCACCCCGCGCGAGCCGCGCGGCCTGGGCGGACTTCAGCGCGGCGGCGAGCGCCGCGCCGCTGCCGGGCGGTACGCGGAGCAGGGCGCGCTCCCACTGCTCCCCCGGCCCGAGCCCTCCCTGGGTGGGAGGTGGCTCGCCCGGTCGCCGCGGCCGTCCCGGGGGCGGCGGGGGAAGGGGCACCGGCCCCAGCACCTCCGCGTCGTCGGGCAGGGACGTGGCCGCCAGGAAGCCCGTCACCGCCTCCGCGCGCCCGGTCACCGACGCCATCCGCGACACGGGCGGGAAGCCCAGCTCGGCGCGCTCGGCCAGCTCGCGCTGGGCGTGGCCGACAGGGTCCCACCGCACCAGGGCCTGGACGGGGCGCAACGTCGGCTCGGCGACCACGACGACCGTGCCGCCCTCCGCCTGGCCCCGTACCAGCGAGGCAGCCGCCGTCCAGCGGCGCAGCGCCTCCTCCCCCGCCCGCAGGTCGGGCCGCCCGAGCATGGCCCACCCGTCGAGCAGCAGCGCGGCCGCGTAGCCGCCCTCGGCGACCGGCTCCGCGCCCGGCGTGCTGACCACCAGCGCCGGCCGGCCGGGCACGGAGTCCAGCACGTGGTCCCGCCCCGACGTCCGGACGGGCACCGCGGGGAACGCCCTCCCCAGTTCCTCCGCCGTGCGCCGGGCCCCCACTATGCGGGCGCGCAGCCGGGCTCCGCCGCACACGGCGCAGTGCCAGCCGGTGGCGTCCCGACCGCACCAGCCGCAGCTGAGGTCCTGCTCCCGCGGGGCCTCCAGCGGGCCCGAGCAGTGCCCGCAGCGGGCGGGCTCACGGCAGCGTTCGCAGGCCAGCCTCGGCACATAGCCGCGACGGGGCACCTGGACCAGCACCGGTCCGTGGCGCAGACCGTCCCGCACGGTCTGCCAGGCCAGCGACGGCAGCCTGGCGGCCCGTGCCGCCTCGTCGCGCGCGAGTTCGCCGTCACCGACCGTGCGGATCAGCGGCGCGGCACGGCGCACCTGTTCCCGGTCCGCCACCAGCGGCCGTGCCCAGCCGGTCTCGACGAGCTGGGCGGCCTCGACCGTGCAGCTCACGCTGCCCAGCAGGAATCCGCAGCGCTCGTGCGCGGCACGCAGCAGCAGGACCTCGCGCGCATGCGGCTGCGGCGCGTGCTGCTCGCTGTGGCTGGAGTCGCCGTCGTCCCATATCGCGACCAGCCCGAGGTCCCGGACGGGCGCGAACATCGCCGCCCGCGTCCCGACCACCGCCCGCACCGAGCCCCGCCGCACGGAGAGCCACTGCGCGTACCGCTTCTCCGGGCCGGCTTCCGCGGTGAGCACGGCATGGTGTCCCTCGCCGAGCAGTGCGGTCAGGGCCGCGTCCACCCGTGCCGCGGCGCGCCCGTCCGGGACGACCAGCAGCGCGCCCCGGCCGGACGCGAGGGTCGCCGCGACGGCCGCCGCGAGTTCGTCGGCCCAGTGCGGGCCGGGGAGCGCCGTCCACACGGCCCGCGGAGCGCCCCCGCCCGCCAGGGCTTGCAGAAAGGCCGGGCCCTGCTCGTACCGGGCCCAGGTGCCCGGCTCCGGCGTCGGCGGGGGTGGCTGCGGAGGCGGCGACGGCCGGGACTCGGCGCGTGCGCTCCTGGGCGGCACGGCGAGCTGCAGCACGTCGGCGAGGCTGCCCGCGTACCGGTCCGCGACCGCTCTGGCCAGGGCGAGCAGACCGGGGCTGAGCACGGGTTCGGGCGACACCACGCCCGCGAGGGCGGCGAGCGGGCCCGAGTAGTCGGACTCCGCCCGTCGCTCGACGAGGAATCCGTCGATCAGCCGGCCGCCTTCGCGGCGGCCCTCGCGGACCTGGTGGGCCCCGGCGCCGAAGCGGACCCGGACCCGGACTCCGGGTTGCGCGGCCTCGTCCAGCTCCTCGGGCACCGCGTAGTCGAAGTACTGGTCGAGATGGAGCACGCCCTTGTTGACGACGACCCGGGCCACCGGGAGTTCCCCGGCCAGGGCCGCCCCTCGCCAGGTGCGCGGCTTGGCCCGCGGCTTCCTGGCCTGCCGTACGGTCTCCCGGATCAGCGCAAGCTGCTCCGGCGAACCGTCCGCGGTCCGCTCGGAGGCTTCGTCGTCGCTGCTCACAGCCACATTCCTACCAGACGGCACCGACAGCGCCCCGGCCCTCGCACCGTTCGCGGCCCGGTCCGGCGGGACGCGCGAGGGCCCCGGACCTGAGACAGGTCCGGGGCCCTCGCGCGTCAGCCGGTGCCGTCAGAGGCCCGCCGCCGCGCGCAGCGCGTCGACGCGGTCCGTGCGCTCCCAGGTGAAGTCGGGGAGGGCACGGCCGAAGTGGCCGTAGGCGGCGGTCTGGGAGTAGATCGGGCGGAGCAGGTCGAGGTCGCGGATGATCGCGGCCGGGCGGAGGTCGAAGACCTCGCCGATGGCGTGCTCGATCTTCTCCACGTCGACCGCGGCGGTGCCGAAGGTCTCGACGAACAGGCCCACCGGCTCGGCCTTGCCGATCGCGTACGCGACCTGGACCTCGCAGCGGGAGGCGAGTCCGGCGGCGACGACGTTCTTGGCGACCCAGCGCATCGCGTACGCGGCGGAGCGGTCGACCTTGGACGGGTCCTTGCCCGAGAAGGCACCGCCGCCGTGGCGGGCCATGCCGCCGTAGGTGTCGATGATGATCTTGCGGCCGGTGAGGCCGGCGTCGCCCATCGGGCCGCCGATCTCGAAGCGGCCGGTCGGGTTGACGAGCAGCCGGTAGCCGTCGGTGTCGAGCTTGATGCCGTCCTCGACGAGCTGCTTCAGCACGTGCTCGACGACGAACTCGCGGATGTCCGGCGCGAGCAGCGAGTCCAGGTCGATGTCGGACGCGTGCTGCGAGGACACGACGACCGTGTCGAGACGGACGGCCTTGTCGCCGTCGTACTCGATGGTGACCTGGGTCTTTCCGTCCGGGCGCAGGTACGGGATGGTCCCGTTCTTGCGGACCTCGGAGAGGCGGCGGGACAGCCGGTGCGCGAGGTAGATCGGCAGCGGCATCAGTTCGGGGGTCTCGTCGCAGGCGTACCCGAACATCAGGCCCTGGTCGCCGGCGCCCTGCTGGTCGAGCTCGTCCGTGTCCCTGCCGGCGGCGGCACCCTCGACCCGGCTCTCGTAGGCCGTGTCGACACCCTGGGCGATGTCGGGCGACTGGGAGCCGATGGAGACGGAGACACCGCAGGAGGCGCCGTCGAAGCCCTTCTTCGAGGAGTCGTAGCCGATCTCGAGGATCTTGTTGCGCACCAGCGTGGGGATGTCCGCCCACGCCTTGGTGGTCACCTCGCCCGCGACGTGCACCAGGCCGGTGGTGATCAAGGTCTCCACGGCGACGCGGGACGAGGGGTCCTCGCGGAGCAGTGCGTCGAGAATGGTGTCGCTGATCTGGTCAGCGATCTTGTCGGGGTGACCTTCGGTCACGGACTCCGAAGTGAACAGGCGACGGGACACAACGCTCCCTGGGGTTGCAGCGGCTGCTGGCTGATCAATGGTGGACCGGCCGGGGGGCTGCGCCCCGCGTCGTTCCGAGGGACAGTTTATCGGGCACTCCCGGCGGCCGGACCAGCGTCTCGCACCCTGGGCGGCCGACCGTGGGCCGAATCACCCGTCACCAGGGCGCGAGCGGCGGCGGCGCGCGCCCGGAAGGGAGGGTTTCACCGGATTTGGCGTGGCCTTCGCGAAGGATGAGAAATTCATCCCGGATTCACCCGTGTCCGGCGTGTCCACCGGCCGGAACCCGTGGAGTGAGCGCTTCGTCACACCCCGCCACCGGGCGTGCCGCGCGGGCCG
It contains:
- the metK gene encoding methionine adenosyltransferase, which gives rise to MSRRLFTSESVTEGHPDKIADQISDTILDALLREDPSSRVAVETLITTGLVHVAGEVTTKAWADIPTLVRNKILEIGYDSSKKGFDGASCGVSVSIGSQSPDIAQGVDTAYESRVEGAAAGRDTDELDQQGAGDQGLMFGYACDETPELMPLPIYLAHRLSRRLSEVRKNGTIPYLRPDGKTQVTIEYDGDKAVRLDTVVVSSQHASDIDLDSLLAPDIREFVVEHVLKQLVEDGIKLDTDGYRLLVNPTGRFEIGGPMGDAGLTGRKIIIDTYGGMARHGGGAFSGKDPSKVDRSAAYAMRWVAKNVVAAGLASRCEVQVAYAIGKAEPVGLFVETFGTAAVDVEKIEHAIGEVFDLRPAAIIRDLDLLRPIYSQTAAYGHFGRALPDFTWERTDRVDALRAAAGL
- a CDS encoding primosomal protein N', with translation MSSDDEASERTADGSPEQLALIRETVRQARKPRAKPRTWRGAALAGELPVARVVVNKGVLHLDQYFDYAVPEELDEAAQPGVRVRVRFGAGAHQVREGRREGGRLIDGFLVERRAESDYSGPLAALAGVVSPEPVLSPGLLALARAVADRYAGSLADVLQLAVPPRSARAESRPSPPPQPPPPTPEPGTWARYEQGPAFLQALAGGGAPRAVWTALPGPHWADELAAAVAATLASGRGALLVVPDGRAAARVDAALTALLGEGHHAVLTAEAGPEKRYAQWLSVRRGSVRAVVGTRAAMFAPVRDLGLVAIWDDGDSSHSEQHAPQPHAREVLLLRAAHERCGFLLGSVSCTVEAAQLVETGWARPLVADREQVRRAAPLIRTVGDGELARDEAARAARLPSLAWQTVRDGLRHGPVLVQVPRRGYVPRLACERCREPARCGHCSGPLEAPREQDLSCGWCGRDATGWHCAVCGGARLRARIVGARRTAEELGRAFPAVPVRTSGRDHVLDSVPGRPALVVSTPGAEPVAEGGYAAALLLDGWAMLGRPDLRAGEEALRRWTAAASLVRGQAEGGTVVVVAEPTLRPVQALVRWDPVGHAQRELAERAELGFPPVSRMASVTGRAEAVTGFLAATSLPDDAEVLGPVPLPPPPPGRPRRPGEPPPTQGGLGPGEQWERALLRVPPGSGAALAAALKSAQAARLARGGGEPVRIRVDPPDIG
- the fmt gene encoding methionyl-tRNA formyltransferase; this encodes MKLVFAGTPEVAVPALDALIASGRHEVAAVVTRPDAPAGRGRRLVASPVAQRAHEAGIEVLKPAKPRDEDFLARLREIAPDCCPVVAYGALLPKAALDVPARGWVNLHFSLLPAWRGAAPVQHAILAGDEMTGASTFQIEEGLDSGPVYGVITEHVRPTDTSGDLLTRLAFAGAGLLAATMDGIEDGTLEAVPQPADGVTMAPKITVEDAHVDWHTPALRVDRLVRGCTPAPGAWTLFRGERLKLINVQPLPDRTELAPGELSVGKNHVHAGTGSHAVELHWVQPQGKKPMRAADWARGVRIAPGETLGS
- a CDS encoding RsmB/NOP family class I SAM-dependent RNA methyltransferase is translated as MSQQSRRRPAQPYRPPKKDPVRILAFDALRAVDERDAYANLVLPPLLRRAREQDDFDSRDAALATELVYGTLRRQGTYDAIIAECVDRPLREVDPPVLDVLSLGAHQLLGTRIPTHAAVSASVELARVVLGDGRAKFVNAVLRRVSQHDLDGWLDRVAPSYDEDPEDHLAVVHSHPRWVVSALWDALGGGRAGIEDLLEADNERPEVTLVARPGRSSAGELLDLLGEEGGLPGRWSPYAVRLAEGGEPGALAPVREGRAGVQDEGSQLVALALAGAPLDGRDERWLDGCAGPGGKAALLGALAAERGAALVAAEKQPHRARLVERALAGNPGPYQVVTADGTRPAWRPGTFDRVLVDVPCSGLGALRRRPEARWRRRPEDLDGFGPLQRSLLREALESVRVGGVVGYATCSPHLAETRAVVDDVLEAHGGTVRAEWIDARPLMPGVPALGDGPDVQLWPHLHGTDAMYLALLRRTA